A region from the Brassica napus cultivar Da-Ae chromosome C8, Da-Ae, whole genome shotgun sequence genome encodes:
- the LOC106411628 gene encoding glutathione S-transferase U25-like, whose protein sequence is MVDEVILLGYWPSTFGVRTRIALEEKDIKFDYREQDLFNKSSLLLEMNPVHKKIPVLIHNGKPVCESLIQVEYIDETWPGKIPLLPSDPYQRAQAKFWGDFIDKMVPGLVRLMWGAKGEEQEAGKKEFIEMLKTVESELGDKTYFGGEAFGYVDIALIGYYCWFDAFEKYGNFSIEAECPKIIAWAKSCMKRDSVAKSLPDSEKVTELVPELKKKMGIE, encoded by the exons ATGGTGGACGAGGTGATTCTTCTCGGTTATTGGCCGAGTACATTCGGAGTGAGGACGAGAATTGCTCTAGAAGAGAAAGACATTAAATTTGACTATAGAGAACAAGATCTGTTTAATAAAAGCTCCTTGCTCCTAGAGATGAACCCGGTTCATAAGAAAATACCGGTTCTCATCCACAATGGCAAACCAGTCTGTGAATCTCTTATCCAGGTCGAGTACATTGACGAAACTTGGCCAGGTAAAATTCCACTCCTTCCTTCTGATCCTTACCAAAGAGCTCAGGCCAAGTTTTGGGGAGACTTCATCGACAAAATG GTGCCCGGGCTAGTGAGGTTGATGTGGGGAGCGAAAGGGGAGGAGCAAGAGGCGGGGAAGAAGGAGTTCATAGAGATGCTCAAGACGGTAGAGTCGGAGCTTGGAGACAAGACTTACTTCGGAGGCGAAGCATTCGGTTATGTGGACATAGCTCTGATTGGATACTACTGCTGGTTCGACGCTTTTGAGAAGTATGGGAATTTTAGCATCGAAGCAGAGTGTCCTAAAATTATTGCTTGGGCTAAAAGTTGTATGAAGAGAGACAGTGTGGCTAAGTCTCTTCCTGATTCAGAGAAGGTCACTGAGCTCGTTCCTGagctaaagaaaaaaatgggtATCGAGTAG